One part of the Arabidopsis thaliana chromosome 1 sequence genome encodes these proteins:
- a CDS encoding Zinc finger C-x8-C-x5-C-x3-H type family protein — protein MLTSPCLLSLDCMFEITGPMVRLFISEDSPSQVGSESQDHLQAKSPLASHPSDDNLPPGFGGPFSANESQIKLSDIPLIKWKCSVQILLDREWKVVAGDESKEVEAQNERELRVLEAFYPGASSIPPNPSVPADVEDSHHDDQQTIVIPILPVEDDDIAMDSASDFPTQSGVDVGTEPSITDENTSTSSTLPAGPDIMAALSAISNSKEQGSMIDQDLLIKILSNPKLVENLVANRGSAGSVSSNTSSLYSSSTHEANGVVTTAPISSNGQFYAQPPITHIPPMAYTPHAPQDQPNYGAPPARDASYYKNLIQQHGGDRQETPPVQHLGYRYNLQPGGGPNPEMVNSSNNNQRPRDSKPKIMKACMYFNSARGCRHGANCMYQHDATPYQPRNLNNGNINTSDMQNAKRMRFDRD, from the exons ATGCTGACAAGCCCTTGTTTACTTTCTTTGGACTGTATGTTTGAGATAACTGGGCCAATG GTACGGCTATTCATATCAGAGGATTCACCTTCACAAGTTGGATCAGAGTCTCAAGATCACCTGCAAGCAAAGTCACCATTGGCTTCACATCCAAGTGATGATAATCTGCCACCTGGTTTTGGTGGACCCTTTTCTGCGAATGAGTCCCAGATTAAGTTATCAGATATCCCACTAATAAAGTGGAAATGCTCCGTCCAG ATTCTGCTAGATCGGGAATGGAAAGTGGTTGCAGGGGACGAAAGCAAAGAAGTGGAGGCCCAAAATGAGAGGGAATTGAGAGTTCTTGAAGCATTTTATCCTGGCGCATCATCTATTCCTCCAAA CCCTTCGGTTCCAGCTGATGTTGAGGACTCACATCATGATGATCAGCAAACCATTGTCATACCCATCCTACCTGTAGAAGATGATGACATAGCGATGGATTCAGCATCTGATTTCCCAACCCAATCTGGCGTGGATGTGGGAACAGAGCCATCAATAACCGATGAGAACACATCAACTTCTTCAACCCTCCCTGCAGGGCCAGATATAATGGCTGCGTTATCTGCAATCTCAAACAGCAAAGAACAAGGCAGTATGATCGACCAAGATCTGCTTATTAAAATCCTAAGCAACCCTAAGTTGGTCGAGAATCTTGTTGCAAATCGTGGCAGTGCAGGTTCAGTCTCCTCCAACACAAGTAGCCTCTACTCATCTTCAACACATGAAGCCAACGGAGTAGTAACCACGGCACCTATTTCCTCAAATGGACAATTTTACGCTCAGCCACCCATAACTCATATTCCTCCCATGGCGTATACTCCTCACGCTCCTCAAGACCAACCGAACTATGGAGCACCGCCAGCAAGAGATGCTAGTTATTACAAGAACCTGATTCAGCAACATGGCGGGGATAGACAAGAGACGCCGCCAGTTCAACATCTCGGTTATCGATACAACCTCCAACCTGGAGGAGGACCTAACCCGGAGATGGTAAATAGCAGTAATAATAACCAGAGGCCAAGGGATTCAAAACCCAAGATAATGAAGGCTTGCATGTACTTCAACAGCGCAAGGGGTTGTCGCCATGGAGCTAATTGTATGTACCAGCACGATGCTACACCCTACCAGCCGAGGAATCTAAACAATGGTAATATCAACACTTCTGATATGCAGAATGCAAAAAGAATGAGATTTGACAGAGACTGA
- a CDS encoding Zinc finger C-x8-C-x5-C-x3-H type family protein (Zinc finger C-x8-C-x5-C-x3-H type family protein; FUNCTIONS IN: zinc ion binding, nucleic acid binding; INVOLVED IN: biological_process unknown; EXPRESSED IN: 23 plant structures; EXPRESSED DURING: 13 growth stages; CONTAINS InterPro DOMAIN/s: Zinc finger, CCCH-type (InterPro:IPR000571); BEST Arabidopsis thaliana protein match is: Zinc finger C-x8-C-x5-C-x3-H type family protein (TAIR:AT5G66270.1); Has 210 Blast hits to 187 proteins in 41 species: Archae - 0; Bacteria - 0; Metazoa - 33; Fungi - 12; Plants - 160; Viruses - 0; Other Eukaryotes - 5 (source: NCBI BLink).) — MRALHKRVSWPPDFKLCQVRLFISEDSPSQVGSESQDHLQAKSPLASHPSDDNLPPGFGGPFSANESQIKLSDIPLIKWKCSVQILLDREWKVVAGDESKEVEAQNERELRVLEAFYPGASSIPPNPSVPADVEDSHHDDQQTIVIPILPVEDDDIAMDSASDFPTQSGVDVGTEPSITDENTSTSSTLPAGPDIMAALSAISNSKEQGSMIDQDLLIKILSNPKLVENLVANRGSAGSVSSNTSSLYSSSTHEANGVVTTAPISSNGQFYAQPPITHIPPMAYTPHAPQDQPNYGAPPARDASYYKNLIQQHGGDRQETPPVQHLGYRYNLQPGGGPNPEMVNSSNNNQRPRDSKPKIMKACMYFNSARGCRHGANCMYQHDATPYQPRNLNNGNINTSDMQNAKRMRFDRD; from the exons ATGAGGGCATTGCACAAAAGGGTATCGTGGCCACCAGATTTTAAACTTTGTCAG GTACGGCTATTCATATCAGAGGATTCACCTTCACAAGTTGGATCAGAGTCTCAAGATCACCTGCAAGCAAAGTCACCATTGGCTTCACATCCAAGTGATGATAATCTGCCACCTGGTTTTGGTGGACCCTTTTCTGCGAATGAGTCCCAGATTAAGTTATCAGATATCCCACTAATAAAGTGGAAATGCTCCGTCCAG ATTCTGCTAGATCGGGAATGGAAAGTGGTTGCAGGGGACGAAAGCAAAGAAGTGGAGGCCCAAAATGAGAGGGAATTGAGAGTTCTTGAAGCATTTTATCCTGGCGCATCATCTATTCCTCCAAA CCCTTCGGTTCCAGCTGATGTTGAGGACTCACATCATGATGATCAGCAAACCATTGTCATACCCATCCTACCTGTAGAAGATGATGACATAGCGATGGATTCAGCATCTGATTTCCCAACCCAATCTGGCGTGGATGTGGGAACAGAGCCATCAATAACCGATGAGAACACATCAACTTCTTCAACCCTCCCTGCAGGGCCAGATATAATGGCTGCGTTATCTGCAATCTCAAACAGCAAAGAACAAGGCAGTATGATCGACCAAGATCTGCTTATTAAAATCCTAAGCAACCCTAAGTTGGTCGAGAATCTTGTTGCAAATCGTGGCAGTGCAGGTTCAGTCTCCTCCAACACAAGTAGCCTCTACTCATCTTCAACACATGAAGCCAACGGAGTAGTAACCACGGCACCTATTTCCTCAAATGGACAATTTTACGCTCAGCCACCCATAACTCATATTCCTCCCATGGCGTATACTCCTCACGCTCCTCAAGACCAACCGAACTATGGAGCACCGCCAGCAAGAGATGCTAGTTATTACAAGAACCTGATTCAGCAACATGGCGGGGATAGACAAGAGACGCCGCCAGTTCAACATCTCGGTTATCGATACAACCTCCAACCTGGAGGAGGACCTAACCCGGAGATGGTAAATAGCAGTAATAATAACCAGAGGCCAAGGGATTCAAAACCCAAGATAATGAAGGCTTGCATGTACTTCAACAGCGCAAGGGGTTGTCGCCATGGAGCTAATTGTATGTACCAGCACGATGCTACACCCTACCAGCCGAGGAATCTAAACAATGGTAATATCAACACTTCTGATATGCAGAATGCAAAAAGAATGAGATTTGACAGAGACTGA
- the MP gene encoding Transcriptional factor B3 family protein / auxin-responsive factor AUX/IAA-like protein, translating to MKTSCLVNGGGTITTTTSQSTLLEEMKLLKDQSGTRKPVINSELWHACAGPLVCLPQVGSLVYYFSQGHSEQVAVSTRRSATTQVPNYPNLPSQLMCQVHNVTLHADKDSDEIYAQMSLQPVHSERDVFPVPDFGMLRGSKHPTEFFCKTLTASDTSTHGGFSVPRRAAEKLFPPLDYSAQPPTQELVVRDLHENTWTFRHIYRGQPKRHLLTTGWSLFVGSKRLRAGDSVLFIRDEKSQLMVGVRRANRQQTALPSSVLSADSMHIGVLAAAAHATANRTPFLIFYNPRACPAEFVIPLAKYRKAICGSQLSVGMRFGMMFETEDSGKRRYMGTIVGISDLDPLRWPGSKWRNLQVEWDEPGCNDKPTRVSPWDIETPESLFIFPSLTSGLKRQLHPSYFAGETEWGSLIKRPLIRVPDSANGIMPYASFPSMASEQLMKMMMRPHNNQNVPSFMSEMQQNIVMGNGGLLGDMKMQQPLMMNQKSEMVQPQNKLTVNPSASNTSGQEQNLSQSMSAPAKPENSTLSGCSSGRVQHGLEQSMEQASQVTTSTVCNEEKVNQLLQKPGASSPVQADQCLDITHQIYQPQSDPINGFSFLETDELTSQVSSFQSLAGSYKQPFILSSQDSSAVVLPDSTNSPLFHDVWDTQLNGLKFDQFSPLMQQDLYASQNICMSNSTTSNILDPPLSNTVLDDFCAIKDTDFQNHPSGCLVGNNNTSFAQDVQSQITSASFADSQAFSRQDFPDNSGGTGTSSSNVDFDDCSLRQNSKGSSWQKIATPRVRTYTKVQKTGSVGRSIDVTSFKDYEELKSAIECMFGLEGLLTHPQSSGWKLVYVDYESDVLLVGDDPWEEFVGCVRCIRILSPTEVQQMSEEGMKLLNSAGINDLKTSVS from the exons ATGAAAACAAGTTGTTTGGTTAATGGTGGAGGAactataacaacaacaacatctcAATCTACCTTGCTTGAAGAGATGAAGCTGTTGAAAGACCAGTCag GTACAAGAAAGCCGGTAATAAACTCGGAGCTATGGCACGCTTGTGCAGGCCCTTTGGTGTGTCTCCCTCAAGTTGGGAGCTTAGTGTATTACTTCTCACAAGGTCATAGCGAGCAG GTTGCTGTTTCAACCAGAAGATCAGCAACAACACAAGTTCCTAATTATCCGAACCTTCCATCTCAGTTGATGTGTCAAGTCCATAATGTTACTCTTCAT GCTGACAAAGACAGTGACGAAATCTATGCTCAGATGAGTCTTCAACCTGTTCACTCT GAGAGAGATGTGTTCCCTGTACCAGACTTTGGAATGCTGAGAGGAAGTAAGCACCCGACTGAGTTTTTCTGCAAAACACTTACTGCAAGTGACACAAGCACACATGGAGGTTTCTCAGTGCCACGTAGAGCTGCAGAGAAGCTATTTCCACCATTG GACTACTCAGCACAGCCGCCAACGCAAGAGCTTGTAGTTCGAGATCTTCATGAGAATACTTGGACATTTCGCCATATCTACCGAG GGCAACCAAAGAGACATCTCCTAACTACAGGATGGAGTTTGTTCGTTGGATCGAAGAGATTGAGAGCTGGGGATTCTGTTTTGTTCATCAG GGATGAGAAGTCACAACTTATGGTCGGTGTTAGGCGTGCCAATCGCCAACAAACAGCACTTCCTTCATCAGTTCTCTCAGCGGATAGTATGCACATCGGTGttcttgctgctgctgctcaCGCAACCGCCAACCGTACTCCTTTTTTGATATTCTATAATCCAAG AGCTTGTCCAGCAGAGTTCGTGATCCCTCTAGCTAAGTACCGTAAGGCGATATGCGGGTCTCAGCTCTCAGTTGGTATGAGATTTGGAATGATGTTTGAAACTGAAGATTCCGGGAAACGAAG GTACATGGGAACTATTGTTGGAATCAGCGATTTGGATCCGTTGAGATGGCCTGGTTCTAAGTGGCGTAACCTTCAGGTAGAATGGGATGAGCCTGGATGTAATGATAAACCTACTCGGGTCAGTCCATGGGATATCGAAACACCTGAAAGTCTCTTCATTTTTCCTTCTCTGACCTCAGGACTCAAACGTCAGCTCCATCCATCTTACTTTG CTGGTGAAACTGAATGGGGTAGCTTGATAAAACGGCCACTTATACGTGTTCCTGATTCCGCGAATGGGATTATGCCATATGCATCTTTCCCTAGTATGGCTTCGGAGCAGCttatgaaaatgatgatgaggcCTCACAACAACCAAAATGTACCATCTTTCATGTCTGAGATGCAGCAGAATATTGTAATGGGGAATGGAGGTTTGCTAGGAGATATGAAGATGCAGCAACCCCTGATGATGAACCAGAAATCTGAGATGGTGCAGCCACAAAACAAGCTAACAGTGAACCCATCTGCTTCTAATACGAGTGGCCAAGAACAGAATCTTTCACAGAGTATGAGTGCTCCTGCTAAACCTGAGAACTCTACACTCTCTGGTTGCAGCTCTGGTAGAGTCCAACATGGACTTGAGCAGTCAATGGAACAGGCAAGCCAGGTTACTACATCCACAGTGTGTAATGAGGAAAAGGTTAATCAGCTACTTCAGAAACCGGGTGCTTCGTCGCCTGTACAAGCTGATCAATGTCTTGACATTACTCATCAGATTTACCAACCACAGTCTGATCCAATAAATGGATTCTCTTTCCTGGAAACTGATGAGCTGACATCACAAGTCTCTTCCTTCCAGTCTCTTGCCGGATCATACAAGCAACCATTCATTCTATCCTCCCAGGATTCTTCAGCTGTTGTGTTACCGGATTCCACAAACTCACCGCTGTTTCATGATGTGTGGGACACTCAGTTGAACGGTCTCAAGTTTGACCAGTTCAGTCCCTTGATGCAGCAGGACCTTTATGCTAGTCAGAATATCTGTATGAGTAATAGCACAACCAGTAACATTCTAGATCCTCCACTCTCAAACACAGTCCTTGATGACTTCTGTGCCATCAAAGACACTGATTTCCAGAACCACCCTTCTGGTTGTTTGGttggaaacaacaacactaGCTTTGCTCAAGATGTCCAGTCGCAGATCACATCAGCTAGCTTTGCAGACTCACAGGCCTTCTCTCGCCAAGATTTTCCAGATAATTCTGGAGGCACTGGTACATCTTCAAGcaatgttgattttgatgattgtaGTCTGCGGCAAAATAGTAAAGGCTCATCATGGCAGAAAATTGCGACACCCCGCGTCCGAACCTACACTAAG GTTCAAAAAACCGGGTCAGTCGGGAGATCAATTGATGTCACAAGCTTTAAAGACTACGAGGAGCTAAAATCTGCTATCGAATGCATGTTTGGATTGGAAGGACTACTAACTCACCCACAAAGCTCGGGTTGGAAGCTTGTATATGTTGATTATGAGAGTGATGTTCTGCTTGTAGGAGATGATCCATGGGA AGAGTTTGTGGGATGCGTAAGGTGCATAAGGATATTGTCGCCAACTGAGGTCCAGCAGATGAGTGAAGAAGGGATGAAGCTTTTGAACAGCGCAGGCATTAACGATCTTAAGACTTCTGTTTCATAA
- the MP gene encoding Transcriptional factor B3 family protein / auxin-responsive factor AUX/IAA-like protein (MONOPTEROS (MP); FUNCTIONS IN: sequence-specific DNA binding transcription factor activity, promoter binding; INVOLVED IN: in 8 processes; LOCATED IN: nucleus, membrane; EXPRESSED IN: 21 plant structures; EXPRESSED DURING: 11 growth stages; CONTAINS InterPro DOMAIN/s: Aux/IAA-ARF-dimerisation (InterPro:IPR011525), Transcriptional factor B3 (InterPro:IPR003340), AUX/IAA protein (InterPro:IPR003311), Auxin response factor (InterPro:IPR010525); BEST Arabidopsis thaliana protein match is: auxin response factor 19 (TAIR:AT1G19220.1); Has 2568 Blast hits to 2208 proteins in 92 species: Archae - 0; Bacteria - 11; Metazoa - 4; Fungi - 3; Plants - 2536; Viruses - 0; Other Eukaryotes - 14 (source: NCBI BLink).), translating into MMASLSCVEDKMKTSCLVNGGGTITTTTSQSTLLEEMKLLKDQSGTRKPVINSELWHACAGPLVCLPQVGSLVYYFSQGHSEQVAVSTRRSATTQVPNYPNLPSQLMCQVHNVTLHADKDSDEIYAQMSLQPVHSERDVFPVPDFGMLRGSKHPTEFFCKTLTASDTSTHGGFSVPRRAAEKLFPPLDYSAQPPTQELVVRDLHENTWTFRHIYRGQPKRHLLTTGWSLFVGSKRLRAGDSVLFIRDEKSQLMVGVRRANRQQTALPSSVLSADSMHIGVLAAAAHATANRTPFLIFYNPRACPAEFVIPLAKYRKAICGSQLSVGMRFGMMFETEDSGKRRYMGTIVGISDLDPLRWPGSKWRNLQVEWDEPGCNDKPTRVSPWDIETPESLFIFPSLTSGLKRQLHPSYFAGETEWGSLIKRPLIRVPDSANGIMPYASFPSMASEQLMKMMMRPHNNQNVPSFMSEMQQNIVMGNGGLLGDMKMQQPLMMNQKSEMVQPQNKLTVNPSASNTSGQEQNLSQSMSAPAKPENSTLSGCSSGRVQHGLEQSMEQASQVTTSTVCNEEKVNQLLQKPGASSPVQADQCLDITHQIYQPQSDPINGFSFLETDELTSQVSSFQSLAGSYKQPFILSSQDSSAVVLPDSTNSPLFHDVWDTQLNGLKFDQFSPLMQQDLYASQNICMSNSTTSNILDPPLSNTVLDDFCAIKDTDFQNHPSGCLVGNNNTSFAQDVQSQITSASFADSQAFSRQDFPDNSGGTGTSSSNVDFDDCSLRQNSKGSSWQKIATPRVRTYTKVQKTGSVGRSIDVTSFKDYEELKSAIECMFGLEGLLTHPQSSGWKLVYVDYESDVLLVGDDPWEEFVGCVRCIRILSPTEVQQMSEEGMKLLNSAGINDLKTSVS; encoded by the exons ATGATGGCTTCATTGTCTTGTGTTGAAGACAAGATGAAAACAAGTTGTTTGGTTAATGGTGGAGGAactataacaacaacaacatctcAATCTACCTTGCTTGAAGAGATGAAGCTGTTGAAAGACCAGTCag GTACAAGAAAGCCGGTAATAAACTCGGAGCTATGGCACGCTTGTGCAGGCCCTTTGGTGTGTCTCCCTCAAGTTGGGAGCTTAGTGTATTACTTCTCACAAGGTCATAGCGAGCAG GTTGCTGTTTCAACCAGAAGATCAGCAACAACACAAGTTCCTAATTATCCGAACCTTCCATCTCAGTTGATGTGTCAAGTCCATAATGTTACTCTTCAT GCTGACAAAGACAGTGACGAAATCTATGCTCAGATGAGTCTTCAACCTGTTCACTCT GAGAGAGATGTGTTCCCTGTACCAGACTTTGGAATGCTGAGAGGAAGTAAGCACCCGACTGAGTTTTTCTGCAAAACACTTACTGCAAGTGACACAAGCACACATGGAGGTTTCTCAGTGCCACGTAGAGCTGCAGAGAAGCTATTTCCACCATTG GACTACTCAGCACAGCCGCCAACGCAAGAGCTTGTAGTTCGAGATCTTCATGAGAATACTTGGACATTTCGCCATATCTACCGAG GGCAACCAAAGAGACATCTCCTAACTACAGGATGGAGTTTGTTCGTTGGATCGAAGAGATTGAGAGCTGGGGATTCTGTTTTGTTCATCAG GGATGAGAAGTCACAACTTATGGTCGGTGTTAGGCGTGCCAATCGCCAACAAACAGCACTTCCTTCATCAGTTCTCTCAGCGGATAGTATGCACATCGGTGttcttgctgctgctgctcaCGCAACCGCCAACCGTACTCCTTTTTTGATATTCTATAATCCAAG AGCTTGTCCAGCAGAGTTCGTGATCCCTCTAGCTAAGTACCGTAAGGCGATATGCGGGTCTCAGCTCTCAGTTGGTATGAGATTTGGAATGATGTTTGAAACTGAAGATTCCGGGAAACGAAG GTACATGGGAACTATTGTTGGAATCAGCGATTTGGATCCGTTGAGATGGCCTGGTTCTAAGTGGCGTAACCTTCAGGTAGAATGGGATGAGCCTGGATGTAATGATAAACCTACTCGGGTCAGTCCATGGGATATCGAAACACCTGAAAGTCTCTTCATTTTTCCTTCTCTGACCTCAGGACTCAAACGTCAGCTCCATCCATCTTACTTTG CTGGTGAAACTGAATGGGGTAGCTTGATAAAACGGCCACTTATACGTGTTCCTGATTCCGCGAATGGGATTATGCCATATGCATCTTTCCCTAGTATGGCTTCGGAGCAGCttatgaaaatgatgatgaggcCTCACAACAACCAAAATGTACCATCTTTCATGTCTGAGATGCAGCAGAATATTGTAATGGGGAATGGAGGTTTGCTAGGAGATATGAAGATGCAGCAACCCCTGATGATGAACCAGAAATCTGAGATGGTGCAGCCACAAAACAAGCTAACAGTGAACCCATCTGCTTCTAATACGAGTGGCCAAGAACAGAATCTTTCACAGAGTATGAGTGCTCCTGCTAAACCTGAGAACTCTACACTCTCTGGTTGCAGCTCTGGTAGAGTCCAACATGGACTTGAGCAGTCAATGGAACAGGCAAGCCAGGTTACTACATCCACAGTGTGTAATGAGGAAAAGGTTAATCAGCTACTTCAGAAACCGGGTGCTTCGTCGCCTGTACAAGCTGATCAATGTCTTGACATTACTCATCAGATTTACCAACCACAGTCTGATCCAATAAATGGATTCTCTTTCCTGGAAACTGATGAGCTGACATCACAAGTCTCTTCCTTCCAGTCTCTTGCCGGATCATACAAGCAACCATTCATTCTATCCTCCCAGGATTCTTCAGCTGTTGTGTTACCGGATTCCACAAACTCACCGCTGTTTCATGATGTGTGGGACACTCAGTTGAACGGTCTCAAGTTTGACCAGTTCAGTCCCTTGATGCAGCAGGACCTTTATGCTAGTCAGAATATCTGTATGAGTAATAGCACAACCAGTAACATTCTAGATCCTCCACTCTCAAACACAGTCCTTGATGACTTCTGTGCCATCAAAGACACTGATTTCCAGAACCACCCTTCTGGTTGTTTGGttggaaacaacaacactaGCTTTGCTCAAGATGTCCAGTCGCAGATCACATCAGCTAGCTTTGCAGACTCACAGGCCTTCTCTCGCCAAGATTTTCCAGATAATTCTGGAGGCACTGGTACATCTTCAAGcaatgttgattttgatgattgtaGTCTGCGGCAAAATAGTAAAGGCTCATCATGGCAGAAAATTGCGACACCCCGCGTCCGAACCTACACTAAG GTTCAAAAAACCGGGTCAGTCGGGAGATCAATTGATGTCACAAGCTTTAAAGACTACGAGGAGCTAAAATCTGCTATCGAATGCATGTTTGGATTGGAAGGACTACTAACTCACCCACAAAGCTCGGGTTGGAAGCTTGTATATGTTGATTATGAGAGTGATGTTCTGCTTGTAGGAGATGATCCATGGGA AGAGTTTGTGGGATGCGTAAGGTGCATAAGGATATTGTCGCCAACTGAGGTCCAGCAGATGAGTGAAGAAGGGATGAAGCTTTTGAACAGCGCAGGCATTAACGATCTTAAGACTTCTGTTTCATAA